Genomic segment of Paraburkholderia agricolaris:
AGCTGAAGGAATTCGGCACACCGTATGCCGCGCCACAGCGCCAGCGCTTGCACGCGCTGCGTCCGGCATGGTCGACGCGTATCGGTGCTGCACTGCGTCATGCGGGGCATTGCCTTGCACGTGAAACCAATGCGTCAAAGAGCATTCTGCTCGTCACAGATGGCGAGCCCTCGGACATCGACGTGTTCGATCCGCGCTATCTGCTCGAGGACGCCCGTCACGCCGTGCAGATGCTGGACGCGCAAGGCATCCGGACGCATTGCATCAGCCTCGATGACGAGGCGCATGCGGCGGTCGCATCGATTTTCGGGCATGGCAACTGTGCGACTCTGCCGCACGGCAGTGGTTTGAGCGCCGCCCTTGAGCGCGTGCTGGCGAAGGTTGCGGGGCGATGAAATCGGCCGCGGGTTTCTTTCTGCGCGTGGCTTTGCGTTACGATAGCTTGCGAAGCCGGCTAGCAGCCGGTCCTAACGAGCTGAGGATTTAACATCGTGGCACACACTGACCCTGTCAAAGTGGGCGTGCTGTACTCAGAGACCGGCGTGACGTCGTCGATCGAATCGTCGCAGTTGTTCGGCACGCTATTCGCTATCGATCAGATCAACCACGCCGGCGGCATCAATGGACGCGAGATCGTGCCAGTGCGCTACGATCCTCGCTCCGAGCCACGCGTCTATAGCCAGCTAGCCGAGCGCCTGATTACCAGCGACAACGTCAAGGTAATCTTTGGGTGCTATATGTCCAGCACCCGCAAGGCGGTCATTCCGGTCGTCGAGCGCTGGAACCGCCTGTTGTTCTATTCGACTCTGTACGAGGGGTTCGAATTTTCCGAGCACCTGATCTACACGGGCGCGGCGCCGAACCAGAATAGCGTGCAACTCGCCGAGTTCATGACGTCGTCGTTCGGACCGCGCGTCTATCTGGTCGGCTCCGACTATATCTATCCCTACGAGTCGAACCGCATCATGGCAGACCTCGTGAGCCAGCATCCTGGTGGTGAGAAGGTCGGTGAGCGCTATGTGCCGCTTAACGCATCCGAGGAGGATTTTGCTGACGTGCTAGCCGATATCCGCATTGTGAAGCCCGACTTCATTTTCTCTACCGTGGTCGGCAATGCGACGCAAAACTTTTATCGCGCGTATGCGCGGGCGGGCTTTGATCCGGACAGGTTGCCTATCGGCAGCCTCACTACCACCGAAGTCGAGATCGCGCAGATGGGCGGAGAAATCGCGGCCGGACACTACACCTCGGCGCCATATTTCCAATCGATCGACAGCGACCTCAATCGTGCCTGCCTCGCACGCTTTCGCGAGGGATTCGGTGAGCAGATCGCACCGAATGCGTGTTGGGAAGCCGCCTACTTCCAGGTCCACCTGTTTGCCAACGCCATGCGTGCGAGCGGCAGCGACGATATCGATGCGCTGATGCCCGCTTTGCTAGGGGCGAGTATCGACGCGCCGCAAGGACAGGTCCGCATCGAACCGTCGAACCATCACGCGTCTCTGTATCCGCGTATCGGCCAGGCCAATGCAAACGGACAATTCACGATCCTGCGCGAAACGCGCAACGCTGTGTATCCGGACCCGTATCTCGTCGCGCATTCGCTAGGCGACTGGACGCTCCGTATGACCCCGGTGGAGAATTGAATGCGCACCAACGATGAAGGTGTCCGCGGCGGTACCGACGCGATATCCTCGTCGACTCGTGCCGGCTCGCAGGTTCTGAGGGATCTGCGTTCGCTGCATGTGTGCGTATTTCATCCGCACGATCGCGACGGCGAATTGCTGATGCAACAGTTGCAGCGAATCGGTTGCCAGGTACATTGTTTCTGGCCGCCGCTCGATACACCCGTGCCGGGCAGCGATCTGGTGTTCATTGGCTTGTATCCCGATACCATCACCTACGATTTCGCGTGGTGCGATGCCGACGATGCTCCCTCGGTGGTCGCCGTGGTCAATTACGAGAATCCGACCATTATCGACGCCGTGCTGCGAGTCGGCGCGAAGGCGATCGTCGCGGCACCTGTACGTTCATTCGGTGTATTGAGTGCGCTTGTGCTGGCCCGCCAGATATCGGGCGATCTGAAGAAGCTCAACAAACGTATCGCGCGGCTTGAAGAGCGGGTTTATGGCGCTCGCAAGATCGCTGAAGCGCAGGAAATCCTGATGCGGCAGCATGGCATCAGCAAGCCGGAGGCGTACAAAGCCATTCGCGATCAGGCGATGGGCAAACGCGTGTCGGTCGAAGAGATCGCGTCTGCGATCGTCGCGGCTGACGAGATACTCTCAATTGGGCGTTAGACGCGGTTTGATGGGGTTAGGCGCGGTCTGACGTGGGTGTCGCGCTGATTGTGCGACTACATCGGGCTACTGTTTTTTCCTCGCTTGCCTTCATGTGCTGCTGACACTCGTTTGGTTCAGCGTCTTGATTGCCGCTACGGTTCCGTTGAGCAGATTCTTGCGGCGGCCGGCTGCCGTGAAGACGCTAGATCGTCTGACGGGTGATGTCTTTGTCGCATTTGGCATCAGGCTCGCCGGGTCGACTTCTCACTGAAATAACGGACGGCAGCGCCATATTTTCTGTTTCTCCCTCAAAAACGAAGCTGTCCAGCACGTAGCAGTTCTTCAAAAATCGACTCGCTATATAAGCCGTTGGTCTCCACTATCAACGGCTGACCCTTCATTTCCTACGGGAAACCGACCTCCAGATTTCGTTGCTTTTGCCGATTGCCTGACCTACTATCAAGCAATAGTAAACTGGTCTACTGGCGATGAGCAAAGCGAATCACGACACACGGGCGAAACTTGTCGCCGAGGGGCTTAAGTCCATGATTGTCAATGGGTATGACGGGATTGGCCTGAACGCCATTCTCGATGCCGCGGCCGTTCCCAAGGGCTCGTTCTACTACTTCTTCAAGAGCAAGGAGGAATTTGCCGCTGCAGTACTGGAGGCATATGAGCGGCACTACGTCGAACTGCGGGACGTCATCCTCAACGATGTGTCGGTGAGTCCGCTACAACGGCTAAGAAATTATTTCGATGAGGTCGAGCGCATTCATCTCGCGGAAACGCCACTGGGTGGATGTCTGTATGGCGTACTTGGACAGACAGCACGCGCGCGCACGCCGCAGTTCCGCGCAAAGCTTGCCGCCGTGTTTTCAAGCTGGGAAAAGCAGCTTCAAGGTTTGCTCAAACAGGCGCAGCTCGCGGGTGAGATTGATCCATCTATAAACCCAAAAGACGCCGCAGCCTTTCTGATCGACGCGTACGAGGGAATGCTGATTCGCACCAAGGTCGACGGCAACAAAAAGGCGTTCAACAGATTCAAGACCTTTGCTATCGACTCGCTTTCCCGTTGACGTCTATCGACAGGACTGTTTACACCAGCTAACGAATAGAACTGCTTAACAGGAGTTTGTCGGACGCATGGAGGGTATTGCTGCGGCGCGCACCGTCTGCCTGGTGACAGGACGGCGGCAAGCTATTCGCCTGCCTTCACATGGTGCGGCGGTTCACCAAAGCTTGCCGAGCGCGTCCTCGTCGAGGTCCAGGCGAGGCATAGAGCGATCGCAACCACAGCGCAGCCTGCCCACGGTGTGCTGAGCAACGCACCATTGTCCACCAGAAGCCCCCCGAGGCCCGCGCCCAAGGCCACGCCAAGATGCATTGCGGAAACGTTGATGCCGATGCTGACGTCGGCCTGAGCCGGCGCGCTGCGTATCAGGTAGTTCTGGACGATCGGCGAAATGGACCAGCTCAGGCATCCCCACAGCATCATGGCGGGCAGGAAGAGCAGGGGCGTGCGGCTAGTCGCAGGGAGTATGGCCATGGTCAACAAAAAGACCGCAGGGCAACAGGTCAGCGCACGCGCCGCGCCTGCCCGATCGGAAAACCAGCCCCCCAGCCACGCGCCTATGACGCCCGCCACGCCGAAGGCGACATACAGCAGAGTCAACGTGGCCGCGCCAGGCGAATACAGGGCCTGCACATACGGTGTCAGATAGGCGAACAGCGTAAAGTGCCCGCCGATCATCGCAACAGAGACCAGTTGCCCGGTAAGCATTCGCGGATGCGTGAGCTGGGTCCAACAGGTTCGAACGGAGATTGATTTGCGCGACGCGGACCGCGGCAGCCGGCACGCGAGATAGCCGGCGAGCGGCAATGCCAGAATAGCGATGCAGCCGAATACCGCACGCCAGCCGGCCCAGTTGTTGATGACCATGCCTACTGGAACACCGAGCACCAGCGAGCCGCTGATGCCCATGAAAATAATCCCGATAGCCCGTCCGTGACGGGCGGCGGGTGTGAGTTCGGTGGCAAGCGTTGTGGCCAGCAGGATCACCGTTGCGCAACTGGCGGCCATCAAGATTCGTGCCGCGAACAGAACGACGTAATCGGGAGAGAGGGCTGCCAGCAGATTGCTGAACGCGAAAGCGCCCAAGGCGTACAGCAGCAGGCGTTTGCGTTCCCGATGCGATAGCCACGCCGACACGCAGAACGCGGTCAGTGCGAAGGTGCAGGAAAAGATGGTGGTCAGTTGCCCAGCAGACGCAAGCGAGACATGAAGGTCCGTTGCGATTGACGGCAGAATGCCGATGCAGATGTTTTCGTCGATGCCGGCCAGAAAGACTGTGGCTGCCAGCAGGTACACGCGCGTGTCCATGAAATCCCGTCCGATGTGAGGGATGACGCGGCGAACAGGCCGGGTGCGTCATCGTCAGTCAGTTGGGTTTCGAGGTGCGACCTTCGGTTATCCCTGAAGACTGGACATTACCGAAATTGACGGAAGGCTGCAACTGCAGGGCTTTTGTCGATATGTATTCCTGTGACATTCAAACCTCACAAATATGCGAAAGGCGCGTATGGCGGTGCCAGGGAATGTCAGTCGCTCATCCGGTTAGCATCCGCTTGCCTTCAGGTAGCGGTCGCGCGCAGAATTCCGATTCATCTGAGAGAGGTGTCATGAGCACAACTGAACCCGTCAACGAGCCCGGAAAGGTCTTCACCGTTGAGGCCGACGCCTCGACCGCCTACTGGCATAACAGCCCGGCTAACGCGCTTCCACCACCGGACATGATGGGCGCCTACATGCGCAATCGGCCGGTGCCAGGTCAGGCAGTGGAGGGGCGCAAGGCATGGATTATCGGCAGCGGCATCGCCGGTCTTGCCGCAGCGTTCTACATGATCCGCGACGGCGGCATGGCGGGTGCGGATATCACCATACTGGACGCGCTGCAGGTCGAGGGCGGCTCGCTCGATGGCGCGGGCAATCCTGAGGAGGGCTATATCATCCGCGGTGGCCGCGAGATGAACTGGAACTATGACAATCTCTGGGATCTGTTCCAGGATATTCAGGCGCTCGAACTACCTGAAGGGTATAGCGTGCTTGACGAGTATCGGCTCGTCAATGACAACGATCCCAATTATTCCAAGGCCCGGCTCATGCACAAGCAGGGCCAGGTTCGCGATTTTTCCACGTTCGGCCTGTCGAAATCGCAGCAATGGGAACTAATCCGCCTGCTGCTGAAGCGCAAGGAAGATCTGGACGACATCACCATCGAGCAATATTTCAGCCCGGGTTTCCTCGAGACCAACTTCTGGTATTTCTGGCGTTCGATGTTCGCATTCGAGAACTGGCAGAGTCTGCTCGAGATGAAGCTTTACATGCATCGTTTCCTCGACGCGATCGATGGGCTGGCGGATATGTCGGCACTGGTGTTCCCGAAATACAACCAGTTCGACAGCCTGGTCCGCCCACTCGTCAACCACCTCACGCAACGCGGCGTGAAGGTGCAGTTCGGCACGCGTGCCTATGACCTTGATATGAGCGTCGATGGTGAAGCCCATACGGTGACGGGAATCCGGGCCCGGGTCAGCGGCGTCGACACTGTCATTCCCGTCGGCCCGAAAGACGTGGTGTTCGCACTGACCGGCTCGATGACCGAGGGCACGGCGTATGGCGACATGGATCATGCACCGGTGCTCGAACGCAGCAGACACGATCCCGGTGACGAGAGTGACTGGGCGTTGTGGAAGAACCTTGCCACGAAATCGCCGGTCTTCGGCAAGCCCGAAAAATTCTACGGCGATACCGACCGGTCGATGTGGGAATCGGTCACGCTCACCTGCCAGCCGTCGCCGCTGGTCGAGCGACTCAAGGAGCTTTCGGTCAACGACCCCTATTCGGGCAAGACGGTAACCGGCGGAATTATCACCTTCACC
This window contains:
- a CDS encoding transporter substrate-binding domain-containing protein, with translation MAHTDPVKVGVLYSETGVTSSIESSQLFGTLFAIDQINHAGGINGREIVPVRYDPRSEPRVYSQLAERLITSDNVKVIFGCYMSSTRKAVIPVVERWNRLLFYSTLYEGFEFSEHLIYTGAAPNQNSVQLAEFMTSSFGPRVYLVGSDYIYPYESNRIMADLVSQHPGGEKVGERYVPLNASEEDFADVLADIRIVKPDFIFSTVVGNATQNFYRAYARAGFDPDRLPIGSLTTTEVEIAQMGGEIAAGHYTSAPYFQSIDSDLNRACLARFREGFGEQIAPNACWEAAYFQVHLFANAMRASGSDDIDALMPALLGASIDAPQGQVRIEPSNHHASLYPRIGQANANGQFTILRETRNAVYPDPYLVAHSLGDWTLRMTPVEN
- a CDS encoding ANTAR domain-containing response regulator; this encodes MRTNDEGVRGGTDAISSSTRAGSQVLRDLRSLHVCVFHPHDRDGELLMQQLQRIGCQVHCFWPPLDTPVPGSDLVFIGLYPDTITYDFAWCDADDAPSVVAVVNYENPTIIDAVLRVGAKAIVAAPVRSFGVLSALVLARQISGDLKKLNKRIARLEERVYGARKIAEAQEILMRQHGISKPEAYKAIRDQAMGKRVSVEEIASAIVAADEILSIGR
- a CDS encoding TetR/AcrR family transcriptional regulator, with amino-acid sequence MSKANHDTRAKLVAEGLKSMIVNGYDGIGLNAILDAAAVPKGSFYYFFKSKEEFAAAVLEAYERHYVELRDVILNDVSVSPLQRLRNYFDEVERIHLAETPLGGCLYGVLGQTARARTPQFRAKLAAVFSSWEKQLQGLLKQAQLAGEIDPSINPKDAAAFLIDAYEGMLIRTKVDGNKKAFNRFKTFAIDSLSR
- a CDS encoding MFS transporter; this translates as MDTRVYLLAATVFLAGIDENICIGILPSIATDLHVSLASAGQLTTIFSCTFALTAFCVSAWLSHRERKRLLLYALGAFAFSNLLAALSPDYVVLFAARILMAASCATVILLATTLATELTPAARHGRAIGIIFMGISGSLVLGVPVGMVINNWAGWRAVFGCIAILALPLAGYLACRLPRSASRKSISVRTCWTQLTHPRMLTGQLVSVAMIGGHFTLFAYLTPYVQALYSPGAATLTLLYVAFGVAGVIGAWLGGWFSDRAGAARALTCCPAVFLLTMAILPATSRTPLLFLPAMMLWGCLSWSISPIVQNYLIRSAPAQADVSIGINVSAMHLGVALGAGLGGLLVDNGALLSTPWAGCAVVAIALCLAWTSTRTRSASFGEPPHHVKAGE
- a CDS encoding oleate hydratase, which translates into the protein MGFEVRPSVIPEDWTLPKLTEGCNCRAFVDMYSCDIQTSQICERRVWRCQGMSVAHPVSIRLPSGSGRAQNSDSSERGVMSTTEPVNEPGKVFTVEADASTAYWHNSPANALPPPDMMGAYMRNRPVPGQAVEGRKAWIIGSGIAGLAAAFYMIRDGGMAGADITILDALQVEGGSLDGAGNPEEGYIIRGGREMNWNYDNLWDLFQDIQALELPEGYSVLDEYRLVNDNDPNYSKARLMHKQGQVRDFSTFGLSKSQQWELIRLLLKRKEDLDDITIEQYFSPGFLETNFWYFWRSMFAFENWQSLLEMKLYMHRFLDAIDGLADMSALVFPKYNQFDSLVRPLVNHLTQRGVKVQFGTRAYDLDMSVDGEAHTVTGIRARVSGVDTVIPVGPKDVVFALTGSMTEGTAYGDMDHAPVLERSRHDPGDESDWALWKNLATKSPVFGKPEKFYGDTDRSMWESVTLTCQPSPLVERLKELSVNDPYSGKTVTGGIITFTDSNWVLSVTCNRQPHFPDQPKDVLVLWAYALLMDKDGNHVKKPMPACTGHEILAELCYHLGIADQIDAVVANTKVRLALMPYITAMFMPRAAGDRPHVVPRGCTNLGLMGQFVETSNDIIFTMDSSIRTARIAVYTLLGLRKQVPDISPTQYDIRSILKAARALNNNEPFPGERLLHRVLGKTYYAHILPPLPDHEGSTRETVEDELGRLLGKGGQALGAIGGWLEQIRESFSSRRS